From the Lactuca sativa cultivar Salinas chromosome 9, Lsat_Salinas_v11, whole genome shotgun sequence genome, the window ATtctttaacatatatatatatatatatatatatatatatatatatatatatatatatatatatatatagggttagattcatgtgagacggcctaattttgtgagaccgtgagacgcattttttttatttttttttaattttctttagttaattcaagttccgaaaataatatttaaatttttttttttggattttcccattcattttgaattttaaaattattttttagaatatttcacgtattttaaaaaaaatgaaatttatttttattttttttagttaattcaagtttcgaaaataatatttaaaaaaagaagttttagatttttccatttattctgcattttaaaattattttttagaatatgtcagtgtaatattctattagaatatttcatgtatttttaaaaaaaaacggaatttttttttattttttttagttaattcaagttccgaaattaatatttaaaaaaagaatttttggatttttccatttattttgcattttaaaattattttttaaaatatgtacagtgtaatattctattagaatatttcacgtatttttaaaaaaaatgaaatttatttttattttatttttattttttttagttaattcaagttccgaaaataatatttaaaaaaagaatttctagatttttccatttattctgcattttaaaattaatttttagaatatgtcagtgtaatattctattagaatatttcacgtatttttcaaaaaaaaacggaattttttttatttttttttagttaattcaagtttcgaaaataatatttaaaattttttttttggattttttcatttattttgcattttaaaattattttttagaatatgtacagtgtaatattctattagaatatttcacgtattttaaaaaaaatgaaatttatttttatttttttttatttaattcaagttccgaaaataatatttaaagaaagaatttttagatttttccatttattctgcattttaaaattatttttttagaatatgtttagtaatattctattagaatatttcacgtatttttcaaaaaaaacggaatttttttttattttttttagttaattcaagttccgaaaataatatttaaaaaaagaatttttggatttttccatttattttgcattttaaaattatttaaaattattttgcatttatatatatatatatatatatatatatatatatatatatatatatatatatatatatatatatatatatatatatatatatatatatatatatatatatactcctaaTAAAAGAATCCATAAACTGCCACATGGTATtcttttacatctcctttatgcCACGTGTCATTACCACATATATTCTTAGAATGATTTTCCCGCCCATGCATTGTTGTGATTGTCAATTAATCAGCTCCTAAGATTAAGGAAATCAGTTTCAATATCCAATTAAACTGCATTTAAATTAAGTTTCATATAtgtaaacataaatttcaaacttTTGTAGAGATATGCAATCCCTAAAAATCAGctaatcataatccttcaacaTACAAATATCGATTCCCTATTGTTCTCTTCTTCATTGGAGTCCTCGAACCTATCATTCATGAATTTTTCTGCAACTCTGCAAAATACCAAAGGTATATCACTTTATTCAATCAATTTGGTCAGTATACAACAAATAAGTTTTACTGCTTTATGTTTTTGTTATCTACAAAACGATATCCTACTTTATTGATTTCTTCTTCACCTTCTATTACTGTTACTGATTTATGCTTCTGTTACTATTATTCTTCTCCTTCTGTTACTTTTTTTTAAGCATTTGATATTCATATATCCTctttaggggtgcaaacgagccgagtcgagcccgagcctggccaggctcggctcgggctcgtttaagttctaagaggctcgagctcgagctcgactcgATTCGATCTTcttgtactgagctcggctcgagctcgtaaataattatacaagctcgactcgggctcgggctcgactcgttttttgTCTGacttgcctaaataagcttaagctcggctcgagctcgttaagaagctcgttgactaataccctaaattcctaatccacaaatattttaatatataaaaaataataaattatattatataaaggctcgtttaggctcgcgagcctaatcgagcttagtgacataggctcgagctcgagctcgtttaataaacgagcttaatattaagcttgagctcggctcaggctcgtttaaaatcggtttcgagtcGAGATTTTAGCGATCCAatcccgagtagctcacgagtagcttggctcgtttgcacccctattccTCTTACTTTTATGGATATTATTTCCGacgattgtttcattcttgtgtCTAGATACAGAAAAATTTATTGGTTATGTGATTACTTTTATTGTATATTTAAATGTAAATGCTACAAAGTAATGGTTTATATTAAATTTTATGTACAAATTGGGGAATAGAGGGTCAAGTTATATGTAATACATATTTCTTAAGTGTGTATGTCTTTATGCAAGTGGAATTTTTTCACACTAAAATTTGAGCGTAGGAACTATTTTCAtacaacatttttattattttaatccaaccaattcatttaaaaaaaacatgttgTTTATGAACATGAAATTTATATGTTGTAATGCTTTACAAGAGGAAAGTAATATAACGTTTATGTTAACAATTCACACATTTCTTGTGGATTATCTCATAAATCACTTCTTTATTTTGGATACAAAGGTCTAAATACAAGAATCTACAAGATGTGAAGGTGCGCATATGACAATTGGTTCattatgtatttataggttgtaatTTGAGTCTGACAAAAAGAATCTGATGGACATTCCTTTTAAATATGTGTATTTCTCAATTGACTTCAAAGCCTATTTTATTGCaaattattaaattttaatattttatgagatttgaatATCTGCCAGGGAATGAAATAGGTGTTGGTTCCCCATTTTATGTTAAGCGTAGTCTTTATTAACCTTTGTGAATTTGTATCCCGCTAAAGTTGCTAGAATGAAGCAAATTGTTTTGGTGGGCTTCATTGGTGGAGCATATATTATTCACTCTTTAAACAGCTTGGGAAGCGGGGATATAATGATTCGTTTaacctttttctttttcttactCAAGAAAATGTTTATTGTTTTTCTTTTGTAGTTTTATGATTTTGAAATTGATCATGTTTAATTAACTTACGTTTTTAGGAATatgatatagtttttttttatttatgtgtgATTCGATCTTGGTTGTAGGTTTGGAAGAAAAAGGGTGAACAATATCTAGCAGACTTTGGGATTCCACACACAATCCTAGCATTCCATCATGCCTTCAGCATGTCCATGTTGCTATATTTTAGGGTTAAGACTAGAAATTTTGTTTTAATTCGCAAGTTAAGGCTaaaataacattgtactttcaaaacaCATTGTTATTTTAGTCTTATCCATCATGCCCTCAATATGTACATGTTGctttttttttcacattttcTTTGTTGGTGCGTATGCCATATTCTGGATTGAGAACTACCAAGGAGATTTTAAGAATGAGAGGTGATTAATAATATTCAGCCTCTAATCACCAATTATCAAACCAAATTCTATACATGTTGATGTATAGTCTGATATTAAGGATTCAAATTTACCGAATGCCATTTATAAAAGATCATCTcctcattttttttgtttttttttaaattgcttATAGTTTTACTATAGACTAAATTTTGGCCCTTTGATATAGTTGTTTCTAATTGTACTTTAAACTAATAAGTTTGGGTTTGACAAAATGTCTGATTCAAAGGTCTTTAAGATATTATTggaaatattataataaaaaatagaaaattgtTTTCATTTGATTGGTATAGAATTTggtatatttattgtaattttttattttatttttattagttaaagTCCAATTACAATGGGCAGTTTTGAATTGAAAGACCGCCTTCATATGGAATTTGAGCACAACAAAAGCATGTATCTACAAAATTAAtgtatattgatttttttttgtcaaacaaCTGTTAACCTTATATGGAAGGTAAATCAAGAAAATcaatgtcttatttatttatattaatcaGATGAATATTGTAAATAAAAACCacctaatatttaacattttttgaacttcaaaatttcatgtttttattCGGTGAAAATTTTGACAATTACCTGATAATGTCTTCACTGTCAAAGACTTGCAATTTTTTGCTTTTGACGTCTTCCGGCTACCATTTTCAATTTGACAATTCCTGCAAATTAAACACAGGTAAGTGTATTTATGTATATACTTATCTTTTGTTAAAATAATGAAGGAGGAATAATTCTTGGCGTTTCAGGTTGAATCTTACCATCGTCATATGACGTACGTCGATTGGTTCGGTGCATATCTTCTTTCAACGCATACTTCTAGATTTCATCACTCCGGTCAAACCGATATCACATTCAATTTCAAAAGTTGGTCCTTCTAATTTATAATCGATGGCAATCATGTGCAAAAAGGGTTTAATCGAATGCATTTGAAATGTCATCAGTAGATGTCCCTAAATCCGATATTAAAAACGTAGATGGAAGAATGACGGGCTTTGGTGCCGGAAAAGGAGACCACCGATAGTGTTAGGGGAAAACGGTATTTATGATTCACCGGGTGGGTTTATGGGGGATAAGTGGGTAGGTGGGGattatttggatatatatatatatatatatatatatatatatatatatatatatatatatatatatatatatatatatatatatatatatatatatatatatatatatatatatatatatatatatatatatatatatatatatatatatatatatatatataatttgataatttaataatatggAAAATGAGTAAAGATCTTATTGTAAATTAATCTTTTTATATTCAGAACAAAATTTCAACTTAAATAACTCATGTATTTATGTAAAATCACTATGACATGTATATATAATCGTTAATGTAAGAATGTAAGAAGTATAAAAAGAAATGTGTAGAACTATAAAAATAAAGTTATGCAAATATAATATTAGTGATTGTATTTTTATACTCTAAATGTTATTAAAGTAcaaaattattattaatttttaattatttttttattattagtaaaaaaaactttattattaattttttagtaatttattttacttttacttAATTTTGTAATTTGTCATATATCAGTGTTCATTACTTGtggttgttttattttatatttagtatatattttattatataatatcatcattttttattaatttacacCTAAATAATGACCCATTTATCTTAAAAAGatgatttcacatatttatttcaATCAATCATTATAAAGTTACATAACAATCACATAACTCTCTTAGTTAATaacattttgaaaataatttaataataattatgATTTTTAACTATCAAGATTCGTTGTATTTTGTAACCATGGTTGACATGGGTTATAATTAATTATATCATTATGTAATCGTCAAACAACTATGATTTCATAATTTCAACCGATCATTATTCATTATGAATTTACCaataaacatttatatttattaattattaaaacttttaattatcATTGTTCAataattaacttataatttaattaaagttatttttaaaattttcacccGTGGtatccacgggttataaccttatatatatatatatatatatatatatatatatatatatatatatatatatatatatatatatatataaaagaaggtttttttgtaaaaaatacaAGTTGTGCATTGAATTGTAAGTAAAACTTTTAAATAGGTTGTTTTATTTTACGTTTGATAATAATCCAGATTGATATGAAATTCTTTATCCAAAAAAACTACAGTAACTAACATGAGATTGgagataaaagaaaggaaaaacaaGCTTGCTAAAGCTATAGAGAAAGAAAAGGGAGTTGGAGATCCAAGATGACAACGGCCAAGTTCTACTGATGATGAGGGTATTTAGGAGTAAGCACCATTTTCATGGGATCGGAGTATTGTTTTTGCTACTTATGTTGCAAAAGcataatatgataaatacaaaaaTTACAATAAACTATAGTTGGAAGATAATGTGTGACCAATTATTTGATCTCCCATTAATATCTTGTCACCCGAAATTATTAACCACACAAGAAATTGACCAAAAAAAATGTCAAACATTAATTGTAATTATAAAGATTCCACACAAAAACATAACGAAAACCAAGTAGTTGCAATCTAACTGTTTTGCCTTTAAAACTGAAAAGAAAACTCATACTCACTAAAATTTTGAGAAAATATAGAAAACCTGAAAGAAGAGTACACACAATGAGTTGAAAAGATCCTCAACTTGTACTACTTCCACTACTCCAACCGCTGTGAGGTCATGACAGATAGAATATCTGTCACTGATGACATGGCACTCAAAGCCGCCTTCAAAACATCCTGAGAACACCCTGGTTTCACTATCGTTCTCACCTATAGTACAAATTAACACAAACTTAATCTCATTAATAatctatatatacatacatacatatgaaATGGATGTATTTTTTTGACTTAATATAGAAAGAATGATTTAAAATTCAGAACCTTGTCAAGATATTCGTTTAATTCCTTAATACGACCCATGTAATCAAGATCCTCCACACACAAGCTGACAGCTTTAGAATCAGCACCTGGCCCATCAAACTGAAGGGGCCCAGGGTTTCTGTACACATCATCCATCAAGAATCTTGTTGCATTTTGTCTAAGCAACCTGTGCCATTTATCACAACGCATTTCaagtttctttctttctttctttccataaaattaaaattaaaattaaaatgatGACATCACATAACATACTCGTATACTCTGCCTCTCAAGTCCACAGTAGCAGGATGGACTACAGGTTTCCCAAGTGTTATGGCCCCTGACCCTGACCCACGCCCATAATGCTTCACTGTCATCATAGCCTTCAAAAAAGGTCAAAATAAGTCAACACATCATGATATATAAATCTGATAttgaaataaaaaagataaaaaggTGTATGAGACATACTGTTATTGGAGCAGCACCACAACGCCATTTGTTTGAAGGATTCTTGAGGTTAGTGACAGTTGCCATGTAACCGTTTAAACCAGATGCTAGAATATGGTAACAACTATGTCCGAGCACCTACAATAATAAATTTACTTTCAATTTAGGTAAATATTTTCAATTTATATTTTACAATTGgttaaaagtgaagaaacttacaTAGGCATAGTCACAATCGAATTTTGATGGTAAAGAACCTCGAGCTTGATACCCAAAAAAGTGACAGATGGCGTTGAACTTCTTCCCCTTGTATGTACCTTCTTTCTGTTTGCATATCCAAAGATAATGAAACAATAAATAATAGGGTTAAATGgatgaaatagcaacatactttttatttatttgtttattagaatagaaagaaatggaagtaggatactataaatataataaacaattaaattgaaagtatgttgctaattTCATATCTTACCAGTCGCTTGTTGATTTCTGCTTCCACAAGTTCTGCAAGAAGCTTTTCTGTTTCAATCTGAGACAACTGAGCTGAGTCATCTGACTCAGGGTGGAGGAGAATCTGCAAAAATAAAGACGATAGATATGAGCATTGAAATAGAATTTTTTACAAGAAATGAATAATTAGTAATTACacgaaatcattttttttttaaaataaacctgTTTCCTAATAAAGGGTGGCAAAAATTCAAACAAAGCAGAAGCCCAAGGTGAGAGTTGTGTTGATATTTTATCAGCAGAAACTCCTTGTCTCAAAAGACTATGAATTTCCTGAATGTGCAACATATTAAACTGTTAATATTAATATTCATAGCATTAATTAATTACCTGGAAAGAAAGAAATTACTGTTGTAAAAGATTTAGTTACCTGCAAAAGTGCATAAACTTCTGGAATGCTTTCGATAAGTCCTTCTGGGAGTAGGATGACTCCATGATTCTTGCCtgaataacaaaataaaataaaaaatcaaacaaatatGATTACATCAATAACCATTATTACCATTCAACAACAATAGTCAAATAGTCAAATACCTTGTTCTGCCCTAGCTTGCACGGCATCACAAATCTGTTTTGTTATGTCAAAAATGGTAAGCTTTGAAGCAGCAACTTCTTCAGCAAGAATAACCTACAAGGAAAGATACACAAGGGTAATTTGGGGAACAAGATAAATTAGATATAAAGTGTGAATAATGGACAGAAATGTAAGTGTACCATGTTAGGATGTGACTGGAGAGTGCACTCCACAGCAACATGAGATGCCTTCCTACCCATGAGTCGGATAAAATAGTAGTACTGTAAAGAATGATAACAAAttagtttttaaaaataaaaattataaagaaTCAATgtattcaagagtcaagtgattaTTACCTTTTCAGCAGAAAGAGCATCTGTGCAGACATTACTGATGAGTTGAGAGTTAACCTTACAGATAGTATCAAAACCAACATTTGCTTCAACAAATTGGTTCTTAAGATCTCCATTCAAGGTAACAGGTACTCCAACCACCTGCCAAATTATAAACATTTTAGTGGTATATACAAGGAAAAAGAAATTTTGATGTGTGAGAAAGTATAAACCTTTGTAGAGCACTTTGCTTCAGCAAAAGTCTCAGCAAGTTGAGCAGCATCTGTGTTAGATGTTACACCTTTAAAGAAAAACAAACAAGTGTTGTTAGTAAATAATCTGACAAAAAGATTATTATTGATAATTGTGTTTCATTATACCTCCAACAATGACTAAACCATCTAAATTCAAGGCCTTGCATGCAGCCATGGCAGAATTTACTTGCTCTGTGGTTCTTATTTGGTCCTTTGTTCTTCCCAATAGATCATAACCACCTTCAAAGGATTAAAATAGCCATATATGAAATCACTTGAAGAAACTAGAAAGAAAGAACAACCAAATTATATTTCTCATTAAGTACCTTGATTTTTGTAGGTTGCAAGAATATCGTCTGTGATCTCAAGAGTTTTTTGAGCAAATAAACCTTCAGAACCACCTAATCACACAGCATAAcaaaaaaattatgagtaaaaCTAAAACCCAAACTCATGAGAGCAATCATAGGAAGTGATAAAATGTTTACCAAGAAATCCAAGCAAAGTGCTTTTAGGGTTGTGACTTTTGAGAGCTTCATGAAGTCCCCAAACAACATTATGTCCTCCAGGAGATTGTCTACCACAAAAAACCAGCCCAACCCTGGAACAATGATAATATAATTTATACCCATGTTATTATTTGTTCATGATTTTTTTCATATGATTATTGCAAATCTGACATGAAGGAAAGAAACTGAAGTCTGAATAAAGGGAACCCTTACTTTACTGCAGGGTGCTCATTAATGATCTGAGCATTAGATCCTTTAGCTGTTGCTCTGAGGAAATGAGCCAATGGTTGACCATAAGTGTGAGGAAAAGAACGAGCAATGGCATGAGCACCTGAAGGATCAGCTGCAGCAGTTGCATCACCAAATTCTACTCGCACAGTTGTTCCCTGTGCACAAAGACATGTATGAATTAAATATGACCAAAAAATAAGGTGTCAAAAAAGTCAAACATGATTTACTCTCTTTCAAGCACATAATATGATAATAGGTATAAGTTCAAAAAAAAGTCAAACATGCATCACTCTATCACCACTAAATGCAGTTTCTTCAGTATGTCACATAACATTGAATCGCTCTCTTTTAAGCACATGATAGTTATTAAGTTAGGATAAGTTCAAAAAAAAAGTCAAACATGCATCACTATCACCACTTAAAATGCAGTTTTTTCAATGTGTGAAATAACATCAAATCACTCTCTTTTAAGCACATAAAGGTtacaagtttgaaactttatacaACATTACAACCTGTCTTTTGGATCCCTAGGTCATATTATACGTATCTTATGCCACACCAAAAAACTGTTTGGTTTAACATTAGAAGCATGATTGATGTAAAGAAAACTAAAACCCAAACTAAATCTCTGAAATCGCTAGATTTATAACAGCAGAAAAGAAACCATAGCATTTAGATGCTATTCGAACAATTAAAGCAGTCAAACTAAATCCGAAAAcagacccaaaacaatcaaaaaggTGACGCGAATAAAGGGCGAGAAAAGGCGAAACGAAAACGAATAGATCACAAAACACGTGATCTACATATGTCAGATCTATTTCGCTTTCTATCTCATCGAATCACAGAATATTCAAAACCTTTAAACATAAACCCTTGATTCGATTCACGATTTAACTTATATGAAGCACATCAAAATCAATACAATGCCAACAGATGCATGTAGATATGTGTACAAATCTGAAGAACACAGTTAGTAACTTGCGACCTAGATTGTAAAAGAGAAACCTGAAGACAAGGGGGAAGCTCAGGTTTGTACAGAGATCGATTCTTTTGCAGATCAGAAAGCTCTCTTGGAACTCCATAATCCGAATCCATTGCTACACAGAAATTCTAAGTTTTACCTAGCGATTCGTGcgtgaatctctctctctctctctttctctcaccaAGAACAAACAGCACTCACTCTGCTTTCTTCACCTAAAAACACACACTGGGGCGGATGATGTGGTGAGTTCTACAACTTCTATAGAATGGGGGCGCTACTATAGGCGACTTCACCAACCAACCAATAACTTTTGGAATTTTGCACTCTCATCCCTCCAAATATGTTTTCTAGACTTTGGTCCCTTTTTTCTCAAAAACATTTCAAACATGTAATCCTTGAATATAAAAGGACGTAAGTACCCCTCGAGTTTAACTGTTGATAGGGAATATATTTAGCAACGATCGTTTTTATATACAGATTTTGTCTTTACATAAacgtttttattatatttggGTATAATTTAACAGCTTCCATAGGAACACTTTCCTTTTTCGTTCTTGAGATATATAtggttttaaagaaaatatatggCATAAATATAGGATTGATTCTGTTAAtggatatttataaaataaaccTTAAATTTGtctattttttttcatattatctTAAGACCTGATGGAGGGATCTTGGTGAGACTCGATTACCTCAACGAACATCGGGCCCAGGACTAGGCATGCCATGTCAAGCTCGGCTCGGCAACTCGATAGGAAAATGTCGATTAGAGAGAGTAAAGTGGTTGGATGTTTTAACTTTTTAACGTTACCTTGGTCAAAATGtccatttttttcaaaaaaaaatcaaagaatacCCTTATATAAATACCATATATTCATCCCACTTCACCTTTTTATTTTTTCACTCAAACAACATAATTTTTGTGAAAAAAATAGTTTCTCCTTCCAACCCAGAAGCTCCAAAAAATACCAAAAGAAACACCCAAAACACAAACTCAATCTCACTTTCTTCACCAAATTCCATTCAAAGCTAAACGTTCGGTTTATTTATTCACCTCCAAATTTACACTTTGGTGGTGTTTACTGCTCATTTCAATCCCAAAACCAACTCAATACCAAAACCAATCTCAATTTCAAAACCAACTTCAATTTCAAAAACCAACCTCAAATAAACTTATCATCCCAACTTCAATCTCAAATGGaaaatgatttcaatccatttgACGATCTTCACGACTCCAATGAATTTCCAAACCCAATTCCAAACTCATGGAGAACCCGAACTCGTCCCCGAAATGGAATTGGAACCGGAAGAGATTCGACCACGGCCCAAGAAAAATGGAAAGGCAACTCCAAGCCAATGGACACCGCCCGAAGAAAATGTGTTGACTCGTTTGTGGGTGGATATTTCTGAAGATCCGTTGGTTGGAAACAACCAAGATTGTCCAACTTTTTTCCGGAAAATACACGGCGTTTTCTCACGGGGATGAATCTTGGATGCTATCAGAAAAAAGACCAAATTTACTCGAAGTGGAGAAATGTTAACAAAGTGGTGACGGAGTTTAATGGGGTGTATGAAGTTTATAAACCTAGATATACAACTCATGATGTATGAAGTTTGGACCTTGAATACCATAAAGGTCTAAAGGCAAGGTAAGATGTTGGAAATTCTTTGTAGAGGGTCTTCCTTTACACCATGAAGCAAACTTGTTCTTCTAAAAGCACCAAAAGACACCAAAGTTGCAAAATAAGCCCAAGAGCACCAAGACATGCTAGAGTTTTCTCTGGAAATGATGAATGATAAGaatagagaaaaccctaaaaaatcaTTCCTAAATAGGGCTCAAGGCCCAAGACCTAGGGTTTTGGGTTGTGACGGCTTTGTGATGCGACCAACATAAGGTCATGTCGCTACTTAATGACATAGCTCGCGCCACGAACATCAAGTAGTCACACATGTGAGCCACCAAAAACGTTAAATATAACTTAGCTTAAAGAAGATCGATACATAAACCACATACTAGAAACCAGGTGTTATAAGATCCACAAGGTTACATCCATTAACGGCTCAAGCCTTAACAAACAAAGATCAACCATAACAATCTAGTTAGCAGATTGTAATGACTTTATCTTCAAGGACTTTTTTCTTATGTGACAATTATTTATTTATCATGTCAATATAAACATGTTATTAAGATAGATTATTCAGACTTATAAGTTTGGTTAATGGTATAGGGTTATTTATTC encodes:
- the LOC111875886 gene encoding pyrophosphate--fructose 6-phosphate 1-phosphotransferase subunit alpha, producing the protein MDSDYGVPRELSDLQKNRSLYKPELPPCLQGTTVRVEFGDATAAADPSGAHAIARSFPHTYGQPLAHFLRATAKGSNAQIINEHPAVKVGLVFCGRQSPGGHNVVWGLHEALKSHNPKSTLLGFLGGSEGLFAQKTLEITDDILATYKNQGGYDLLGRTKDQIRTTEQVNSAMAACKALNLDGLVIVGGVTSNTDAAQLAETFAEAKCSTKVVGVPVTLNGDLKNQFVEANVGFDTICKVNSQLISNVCTDALSAEKYYYFIRLMGRKASHVAVECTLQSHPNMVILAEEVAASKLTIFDITKQICDAVQARAEQGKNHGVILLPEGLIESIPEVYALLQEIHSLLRQGVSADKISTQLSPWASALFEFLPPFIRKQILLHPESDDSAQLSQIETEKLLAELVEAEINKRLKEGTYKGKKFNAICHFFGYQARGSLPSKFDCDYAYVLGHSCYHILASGLNGYMATVTNLKNPSNKWRCGAAPITAMMTVKHYGRGSGSGAITLGKPVVHPATVDLRGRVYELLRQNATRFLMDDVYRNPGPLQFDGPGADSKAVSLCVEDLDYMGRIKELNEYLDKVRTIVKPGCSQDVLKAALSAMSSVTDILSVMTSQRLE